CCTGGAACCTCAAGAAAGTTGCGGTGTCAATATTACGTTTGTGGCGTCTGGCCGCATCGTGTCTCCGAAAATCTCACGCAAGAACGAGCTGTGACTTGCATCTAAAGAGTAAAGAGTCACAAGACTGCTTGTTACCTGCAACATATCTTGCTATGTTCGCGGTGCATTCTTATAATCAGCGTTTCTCTGCCAGAAGCGGTTGCTGATTGGGGTTACTGGCTGCGGTCAAAAGGCGCACCTCAGACGCAGGACGGTCTGCGGGAAACGAGCCAGGTAGATTGTCCGGTGCAAGCCGGTGTGGTTCAGATATCAAGAACTTTTCGTGCCGAGTGACGCAGTCCGCCACTTCAGTGCTCTGGCCGGACAGCGAATGAAGGAGCTTCGAATGAAGAAGTTGCTCGCGATGTCGCTGCTGGCAATTGCCCCATATGGCATTGCGCAGGACGCCCAGAGTGCCCAGCCCGGGCAAGCCGCTTCCGGTCAACAGGCCGGCGCTCAACCGCAGCAAAAGACGATCAAGGATCCTGCGGAATACAACGCATACATGAGCGCGATTAGTAACAACGATCCCAATGCCAAAGCCCAGGCGCTCGAGGCTTTTTTGCAGCAGTATCCAAACACAGTTGTAAAGGAGGAGACTCTCGAGCAATTGATGGCGGCATACCAGGCAGCTAACAATGCCGCGAAGACGACCGACGCCGCGAATCGGCTCTTGCAGGCGAATCCGAACAACGTCCGCGGGCTGGCATTGCTCACATATCTCACTCGCCAGCAATGTAGTCAGGGTCAACAGCAGGCGTGCGGCCAGGCGGCGCAGTACGCGCAGCGCGGATTGCAGGCGGCGGATTCCATGCCCCATCCTGCCGGTGTGTCGGATGCTGACTTTACCAAGCTGCAGAACGGCGTCAAGGTGATCTTCAACGGCGCCATCGGCATGGAGGCTGTACAGCGCAAGGACTACAAAACCGCACAGCAGGCACTTCAAGCTGCTATATCCGTCCCGGAGAATGCGAATAACCTTCAGGATGTGTACCCGTTAGCAACGGCCTATCTTCAGGCGAACCCGCCGGATTATTTGAATGGACTTTTCTATGCGGCGCGCGCGGTTGACTTAGCGCAAGGTAATGCGGCTGCTCAACAGCAGATTGAGAAGTTTGCTCTCTATTACTACAAGAAATATCACGGCAGTACCGATGGATGGGATCAAGTGAAAGTGCAGGCGCAGAACTCTCCGACCCCTCCGCCTGGTTTCACGATCGCTCAAGCTCCCCCGCCGCCAACTCCGTGCGAGTTCGCCACAACGATCATGAAGCAGAATCCAGATGTTTCGCAGATGGCTTATGGAGACTGGCTCTTCGTGCTCGGCTCAGGCAATGAGCAAGCTGCACAGCAGGTATGGACTTTCCTGAACGGCAAGGGTATTCCGGTGAGCAGTACTGAGCATCCGGCGAAAGTGATTAGCGCTACGGCTCAGGAGCTTCAACTCGCGACGACGGATGACGATATCCAAGAAAACAAAGCCGACGTAACGCTGCGAATGGCTACGCCGTTGCCGGCTGCGCAGGTACCGCAACCAGGCACAATGCTCAGCGGCAAGTGGGTAGGCAAGGCAACAAGTTATCAGGCGCTTCCGCCAGCCGCTGGTCAGGGTGCGGCTGGACAACTGGCCGGAAGTCCTACGCAGCCACAGAGTCAACCCGCTGGATGCCTGCCGAATACCGGAGGCGGCGTCATGTTGACGCTTACAGATGGTGCCAAGCAGGGCGCTGCCGCCAAAAAGCCTCCCGCGAAACGCGGCACCACGGCTCGAAAGAGGACTGCGGCTCACCGCTGAAGTTCTTTGCTTCGCTTCGACAAGGGCAGCCAGCTTGGCTGCCTTTGCCATTCTTAGAGATATGCTGATGTGTCTCTCTTCAGGGAAACTGAAGACGAAGCTCACTAATCCAAACAAGTATGGCCAATCTCGTCGCACTCACACCGGCTACACCGGATCCTTCAACTCTCCCTCCGAGCTCACATGATTCTTCCAAACACAAATCCTTTCGCCAGTCACGTGAACTCGAGCATGCGCTTCGTGACGTGATCAAAGGAGAGGTCCGATTCGGCGATGGAGATCGTGCGCTCTACGCGAGCGACGGATCCAATTATCGGCAGATTCCAATTGGCATTGTTATTCCACGATATATCGAGGATGCAATCGCTACGATGCGGCTTTGCCGCATGCATGGAGCGCCTGTTCTCTCGCGAGGGGGTGGCACAAGCCTTTGTGGTCAGTGCTGCAACTTTGCCGTGATCCTCGATTTTTCCAAGTACTGCAATCAGATTCTCGAGCTCAACCATCGCGAGAAGTATGTCCGCGTGCAGCCGGGCATCGTCCTCGATAAGGTGCGCTCCGCGGCAGAGAAGTACAACCTAACCTTCGGTCCCGATCCGGCAACGCACACACATTGCACTCTGGGAGGAATGATCGGCAATAACTCCTGTGGCGTGCACGCGTTGATGGCCGGAAAAACCGACGAGAACGTACTTGAGCTGGACGTGCTTACCTATGACGGGCTCCACTTGAAAGTTGGACAAAGCAGCGAAGCCGAATTGGAAAGCGTCATTCGCGAAGGTGGCCGTCGCGGCGAGATCTACGCTGGTCTCAAACGACTTAGGGATAAATACGCAAATCTAATTCGTGAACGATATCCAAACATCCCACGCCGGGTATCAGGTTTCAATCTGAACGAACTTCTGCCCGAGAACAATTTCAATGTTGCCCGAGCTTTGGTGGGCACAGAAGGCACATGCGTGATGGTGTTGGAAGCTAAGCTCCGCCTGGTGTATTCGCCACCCTCCAGGACGCTCGTCGTGCTCGGGTATTCGGACGTGTACGCGGCTGGTGATCATGTATCCGAGGTTCTCGAGTTCAAGCCCATCGGGCTGGAAGGAATCGACGATCGCCTCGTCGGTTACATGAAGCGAAAAGGTTTAAACGTAAACGACCTCCCTCTTTTGCCCGAAGGCAAGGGATTCTTGCTAGTGGAATTTGGTGGCGAAAACAAAGCCGAAGCAGACGCCAAGGCACGCCAAATGATGGCGCGTTTGAAGACCCATCCCGGCGCTCCGTCTATGAAGCTTTACGACGATACACGCGAAGAAAAAATGGTATGGGAGATTCGGGAATCCGGACTCGGCGCTACTGCCTTTGTGCCAGGAGAGCCGGTTGCATGGGAGGGTTGGGAGGATTCTGCAGTGCCTCCCGATAAGGTTGGGAGCTACCTGTGCGACTTGCGCCGGTTGTTTGAGAAGCATGGCTACGAGTGCTCTCTCTACGGACATTTTGGTCAAGGTTGCATTCATACTCGCATCAACTTCGACTTCCGAACCGTCGAGGGCATTCGCAACTACCGCGCATTCATCGAAGAAGCTACCGATCTGGTTGTGAGCTATGGAGGCTCGATCTCAGGCGAGCATGGCGACGGTCAATCTAAGGCTGAAATGCTGCCGAAAATGTTCGGTCCCGAACTGGTACAGGCGTTCCGGGAGTTCAAGTCGATCTGGGATCCTCAGAACAAGATGAACCCGGACAAAGTCGTTAATCCGTTCCCGATTGACGAGAATCTGCGCCTTGGAACGGACTTCCGGCCGTGGGAACCGAAGACTCATTTCAAGTTTCCTGAAGACGAAGGTCATTTCTGGCACGGCACGATGCGTTGCGTCGGTGTTGGCAAATGCAGGCGGCATGAGGAAGGAGTGATGTGCCCGAGCTACATGGTCACGCTCGAAGAGAAGCACTCGACGCGCGGCCGCGCCCATCTTCTTTTTGAGATGTTGCAGCGCGAGGAGCTCAAAGACGGGTGGCAGGACGAAAACGTCAAAGAAGCTCTCGACCTTTGCCTGAGCTGCAAGGGATGCAAGAGCGATTGTCCAGTCAACGTGGACATGGCTACGTACAAAGCTGAGTTCATGTCCCACTACTACGAGGCGCACAAGCGACCACTTAGCGCAGAGGCTTTCGGTCATATTGACCGCTGGGCAGCACTGGCTTCCCTGGCACCAAACATTGCAAATTTCTTCAGTCAGACACCGGGATTGAGTGATCTGATGAAAGCGGCGCTGGATGTTCCGAAGCAGCGCGAGCTACCACGGTTTTCGCCGCAGACATTTCGCAGTTGGTTTGCGAGCCGCAAAGCCGATCGTTCTCCCGGCCCGCAAGTGATTCTCTGGACCGATACGTTCAACAACTATTTCCACGCCGCCACCGCGCGTGCCGCGGTTGACGTCCTGGAGCATCTTGGATGGCGCGTGCGGATCCCGGCAGAAAACCTTTGCTGCGGGCGTCCCTTATATGACTTCGGCATGCTGGACGATGCCAGGGTGTATCTGAAGCGGATTCTGCGCACTCTCGAGCGTGATATCCAGGCGGGTTATCCCATTGTGGTACTTGAGCCGAGTTGCGCATCCGTCTTCAAAGAAGAACTCAAGAATCTTTTGCCCGAAGAGCCGCTGACTGAGAAACTCGCTGGACAAACCATGTTGCTGAGCGAGTTCATTCAGAAGAAAGCCTCAGAATTCCGTTTCCCGCAATTGCAGCGCAAGGCGATCGTCCAGGCGCACTGTCATCACAAATCAATTTTCAAGACTGCGGCTGAAGAGCAAGTTCTCAAACGCCTTGGAATCAAGGCCGAGGTCTTGGATTCGGGCTGCTGCGGTATGGCCGGTCCATTCGGATTTGAAGCCTCTAAATACCAGGTCTCGCAAGCCTGCGCGGAGAGAGTCTTGTTGCCGGCAGTACGCGAAGCAGCCGAAGACGAAGTCGTGATCGCCGACGGCTTCAGTTGCCGGGAACAGATTCGTCAGAATACAGAGCGTTACCCGCTTCACTTGGCTCAAGTGTTGCAGATGGCCCTGAAGGACGAATTTCCCAAAAAGGGCAAAGCAGAGAATGTGGTCCTGAAACGACTCAAGACAGATGCGATGATTGGAAAGCTCAAAGCGACTTTCCTGCTGGCGACCGCTCTGGGAACAGCTGGGTTCGTGACGTGGGCGTTCCTCGGTCAGCGCAGTCGAAGCTCCACCTGAGACCCCGATCTTCAGAAAGCTATGTACATTCGCAGCGATGATATCCAGCTCTACTATGAAAAGTTGGGCGCTGGTTTTCCAGTCGTTCTGCTCCATCCTTTTCCTGTCCATCACGAATTCTGGAAACCAATTACAGCGAGGCTCTCGTCTCGATATCAACTCCTTCTTCCGGATTTGCGCGCTCACGGCCTTTCCGATGTGGGGAACGGAACCGCGACTATGGCCAAACACGCAGAGGACCTGAAGCACCTGCTCGATGCGGAACAGCTTGTGAGAGCCGTCTTCGTGGGTGTCTCGATCGGTGGATACATTCTCTTCGAGTTCTGGCGAAAGCACCGCGGAAGGGTGCAGGCGCTGGTGCTGTCAAGTACGCGCGCGGAAGCTGATACCGAACAGGGAAGAGCGAATCGGCTGAAATCGATCGAAGACTCTCGTCTACACGGCACAGCGCCATTTCTCGATGCGCAGATGCAGGTTCTGATTGGCGAGAGCACGCGGCGAAATCATCCTGAGATTGCCGCACAAGCTCGCAGGATGATGGAAAAGATGACAGTCAGCGGCTTTGTTGCAGTTCAGCTAGGGATGGCTGAACGGCCCGATTCGGTTGCTGACTTGCGTGACATCGATGTCGAGACGCTGGTGATTGCCGGTGAGGAAGACACGCTCACTCCCCTGGCAAACGCCCAAGTCATTCAGCAGCACATTGGTGCAGCCAGATTGTCGGTGATCCCTAAAGGGGGACACTATGCTGCCTTCGAGAACCCCACTGAGTTTGCACGAGTCCTAAGGCAATTTCTCGACGGCCTCAAGCTGAGCTAGCGTTTACCGAGCGGCGTTGCCGACACTTGGACTCGCAGCAGATGCCGTGACGGCCTTCAGCTTTTCCAAGGCTGTCTTTGCTGCCGCAGAATTTGGGTCCTGCGGAGCCAGTCTGAGGAAATCCTGGAGTTCGTTCATGGCATTGCTGTAATCCTTTAGTGCCAACATTACATGCGCGCGAAGCAGATGAATGGGAGCATATTCAGCTGGATTCAAGCTCTGAGCTCTGGCCAATTGCTGCAATGCATGTTGATAGTCGGCCTTGCCAACATAGGCCTTTGCCATCTCGAAGTAGGTTTGCCAGGAACGTGGTGCCAGAGTGCTTGCGCGTTCTGCTGACTTCAAGGCATCGTCGAACTTATTGAGTTGGTTGAAGGCAGCCGTCATCGCGGTATAAGCAAGCGCGAAACTTGGATCGCTATGAATTGCTTTGTCGAAGTCAGTGATTGCAGCATTCACGTTCGCGGCATCCAGAGCGAGAACACCGCGCAGTGTCAAGGCCGGAGCGTAGTCGGGAAAAATCTCCAAAGCCTTCGCCAGATACTTGCCTGCTTCTTCCTGTCGATTTTTGGAGAGCGCGACTTCGGCTTTGTGGAAGGCGTTGCGTGCTTTCTGCGGAACCTTGTATTCGGCCACCGAAACCGTTGCCTTCCCATCGGCCTGAGCGGCCGCCGCATTTACTGTGCTGAGCCGAATTTTTACCCCAAGTGCTCCATCCATACCCACCCGCTCGCGTGCCTCCGCGAGGCCGGATGTCGCGATTACTTCGTACGATGCTGCAGGCAGATTTGCAAACTCGAATACGCCATTTGTGTTCGTGTACCCTGAAGAAACCACGTCCCCAGTGTTTTCGTTGCGCAGCTCAATGCGAGCCTCAGCGATGGGAGCACCGTCAGATCCGACAACTACGCCAGAAACACTGGTTAAGTTCGGCGGCTTAAGAGGATTTCTTGGGTCTCCGGGGCGAGTGATGTTGGGTCCGAAGGTTTGTGCGAAAGAAACAGCTGCAAAAATGAAGGTTGCGATTAAAGTCGTTATGGATCGGCCTTTCATGGCCCGGTACCTCGAAGTCTTCACGAGCATCGGGAGGTACCTTGTCACCCGTGGGGAACCTCGTACAGCGCTCGGCAACAGCATATCCGCCGTGCTGTTGAATGAGAGTGGAAGTCAACCTAATTTAGTTGGCTGAACCTCCTTCGCGTTGCCGGAAATAAAGACTTCGCCGCCGGGCAACTGAACCGAGCTGCTACTCTGGAGTAAATCGAACTCCATGAAAGATGTCATCATCAAGCCAGCAAGGAATCTTGTTGGATCGATACGCCTTCCGGGCGACAAGAGCATCTCGCATCGCTATGCAATGCTCGCCGCGCTCGCAGAGGGCACGACTCGGTTACGCAATTTTTCGAGTGGAGGGGATTGTGCCAGCACGCTCAATTGTTTGCGCTCGCTTGGGGTAAACGTAGCGAGAGCGAATGGCGAGATCACGATTACCAGCCATGGCGGCGAACTGCAGGCTCCACACAATCCGCTTGATTGCGGAAACTCCGGCTCAACCATGCGAATGCTTTCGGGCATTCTGGCCGGCCAACCCTTCGCTGCTGAAATGATCGGAGACGAATCTCTTTCCCGCCGACCGATGCGTCGCGTTATCGAGCCGCTTACGCAGATGGGCGCCATTATTTCTTCAGAGGATGGCCACGCGCCTTTGCATATTAAAGGCGGTAAGCTGCGCAGCATCGATTACAAACCTCAGGTTGCCAGCGCCCAAGTCAAAAGCTCCGTCCTGTTTGCCGGGCTATTCAGCAATGGGGAGACCAGCGTTGAAGAGCCCGTTCGCACACGCGACCACGGAGAGATGGCACTGCGCGCTTTCGGCGCGAAGATCTCACGCGACAAAAATCGCGTGAGCATAAGCGGTGGCCAGCAGCTGAAAGCCATCGAGGCTGCTGTTCCCGGGGATATATCCTCGGCTGCGTTCTTTCTTTGCGCCGCAGCGCTGTTTCCTGAAAGCAATCTCGTCATCGACTCATTGTTGTTGAATCCAACTCGTGCTGTGCTTCTGGACGTGCTTACCTGCTTGGGAGCTCGCGTGCGCATGGTTCAAGTAGAAGAGCAGCATGGGGAACTGATGGGCACTGTCGCTGTTGAGGCTGGCTCGCTGAAAGGCATCGCTCTCGCCGGAGCACAGTCCGCGGCGCTGATCGACGAGATTCCGGTCCTGGCAGCAATCGCTCCCTACACGCGCGACGGTCTAGTGGTGCATGACGCGCGGGAACTTCGGGTGAAGGAGTCCGATCGCATCGCTGCCGTAGCTCGCAATCTGCGAGCCATGGGGGCAACGGTGACCGAGCACGAAGATGGCTTAACTGTTCCGGGAGGGCAGCGGCCGCATGGCGCTGAGATTGATTCTGAGCACGATCATCGCATTGCCATGGCATTCGCCATTGCGGCACTTAGAGCTGAAGGAGATACCTTGATCCACGGCGCCGACGCAGCACAGATATCGTTTCCGGAATTCTTTGAAATGCTGGAAGGCGTGCTCGAACGATAGCAACGGACTGACGAAACCAGAGAGCCGGGGCTTCGGTGGAAGCAAGAGCTACTGCGTTCCGGTTCTCCGTCGTAGTGTTGGATGTGGACGCTTGCCTCCGTTCAGTGCTCGTCCACGTGTGAGTTTGGAGAGGCGATCGCGAACCTGATCGAATTCACTCGTATCCGTGATGTAGCTGTCCCGGTCAGGAAGATTTTCGAGCATGTGCTCCGCTCGACGAACACGATCGTCAGTCATCGGATGCGTCATGAAGGCGCGGGCAACAAAGTTGTGGGGCTCCTTCTCTTCCCCCTCGAGCTTCTCGAAAAAATCCACGAAGGCAGTGGGATCATATCCCGCAGCATATTGATACTGCATGCCCAGCAAGTCCGCTTCGCGTTCCGCATCGCGGCTGAACTTTAGGAAGGAAAGAGGCATAGCAAAGCTGGAGATCTGGCGCACCGCAAGTCCGACCGGTCCGCCGAGAAATATCAGAGGCAAGGAAATGTACTGTGAGATCTCTCCGCGTGTTAGATTCTTCGTGGCGTGCCGGGCGCACACGTGGGCGATTTCGTGTGCCATCACGCTGGCAAGTTCTGCTTCATCGTCAGCAGCCAAAATCAGGCCGGTATTGACGTAGAAGAATCCGCCGGGGAGGGCGAAGGCATTCACCTCATCGTCGTCAACGATCTTCACGACGAACGGAACTTTGCAATCAGAATGCTGGACCAGCAGTTGTGCCTTGCGGTTCACATATTCAGTGATCTCCGCGTCGGTCAGCAACCGCGCGCTTTGTTCCACCTGGGCCGACAACTCCCTGCCCAGCGCAATCTCTTTCTCGATTGAGAAGAAGTTAATGCCTTGCCCTACCGGACGATTCCCAATTTGGGCAGTGTCGTACTTCGCCGGCATGGCGGCAGGCACATGATGCGGCGGTTCAGCGGCCATACGTTGCGCCGTATTCGGATGACCAGGACGCGGCAGTTCGGGAAGATAAACGAAGTTGTCCGAGTCTGGAGAATCCGAAATGGCCGACCAGTTGAAGGGATCCGGAGTGAGTTTATACGACTTTGCCTGCGGTAAGCTCCGCGTACTCTTTGCATCTTCATTGAAGCTCAGAAACCTGCCGCTGAGGAGCCAGGGGCGCATGAAGGCTGCAATTAGGCGCGGGTCAGCCTGCAAAGGGTTGCGAATTATCGGCAGAGTCCAACCTGAGAAATCAGGGTTGCTTTCGACAACCAGTTCGGGCACGGCGTTGGGAACCGCTTGCGGCGGCACTGTCTGGCAGAGAAGCGGGAGAGAAATGAGAGAGGACAATAAAACAACAACCAGCCCAACGACTTTTGCAGAAGACACGCCACCAGGGAAAACCATAGGGACCACTTCCCGAAGGACTACATTTGCAACGATCCATTGTAGGCCCACAATCAAGAGGGAATATGAGATCTCATGCCGAACTGGAGGGAAGCAATGGCTCATTCAGTGCCTCATACTGGGCAATTGGAATCCTCAGTCAGGCAAGACTGAATAACAATGAAAAAAACAGTGAATTTCTCGCGTTCGACCCAGAACCCCTTAAATTTTGCCCAGAATTCGCGAATTCCTTCTTAGGAACAGTGAATAACAGTGAATTAGCAGTCAATTTCCAGCGATTGTGTTCACCGATTTCGGTCCCCAGAGTTCCCCGATTCCGTGCGGGAAGGCCAAACCGATCGTTCTCGGCACTGAACTAAAAAATATTTTTCGTCGATGCCCATAATCCAAAGGACTAGCCGACGAGATCCCATCAGATCCCATGCCATGAGATGGGATATCCGACAGTCCACCATGGGATCGAGGAGGATATCCCAAATCGCGAATGGGATCGGCATGGGATCGCGATGGGATTCAGTTCCGACCTCGACGCCGCGCCCCGCGGCCCGAAGCCTGATTCCCGATATGGAACTGAAGCTCAACACAGCTACTGCTGTGCTACCACGAAGGGTCAGGCAAGGGGAAGCGGCTAAATTGCCACAGAAGTATCGAAAAACCCACTGGTCTACTCGAAATTCTTCAGCACTCACGCAAACGCGCTTTTCACTTGAGCCCTTATTGACCAACTGATCAATATTGACTGCCGGTCATATTTAGCAGTAGGCTGTTCTTTAGAAATTGACCGGTGGTCAGAGATGCTTTCAGACAGAAAAATTGCTTCCCCGAATGGCAGGCGCGAACGGCGTCGCCGAGAGACTCACATTCGTATTTTTGAAACGGCCATGCGACTTTTCGCGGAGCGCGGCTACGCCAATACTCCGGTTGAGGAGATTACCGAGGCTGCCGATGTCGCGAAGGGAACCTTCTTCAACTACTTCCCCAGCAAGGAAGCGATTCTCCAAGCCTTAGCGGAGCGGCAGCTTGGAGTGCTCAAGGCAGCCGAGGAGCGGGCGCGTACAGCCGCGAGCGTGCGCCCAGTGCTTATTGAGATGATTTACGGGCTTTCGGAGCGTCCCGCACGCAGTCAGCTGCTTTTGCGCAGCCTGATCGGCGTCGCGATGACCAACAACACGCTATCGAACTTTCTGGGTCGCTTATTAGAAGGTGGACGAGGACTGATTGCAAAGATCATGCAGCGCGGGCAGGAGCTGGGCGAATTGCGCACGGATCTCACGCCAGTGGAGCTCGCTCGCGTACTTCAGCACAGCATTTTCGGTACGAACATGATCTGGGCTCTGAGCTCACCGAAGGATCTAGATAAATGGCAGGATCTCACATTTGAAATTCTCTGGCGGGGAATAGCCGCAGAGGGGACGCTACGTTCCCCCACCCTTTCTCAATCGC
The window above is part of the Acidobacteriota bacterium genome. Proteins encoded here:
- a CDS encoding peptidase M48 translates to MSHCFPPVRHEISYSLLIVGLQWIVANVVLREVVPMVFPGGVSSAKVVGLVVVLLSSLISLPLLCQTVPPQAVPNAVPELVVESNPDFSGWTLPIIRNPLQADPRLIAAFMRPWLLSGRFLSFNEDAKSTRSLPQAKSYKLTPDPFNWSAISDSPDSDNFVYLPELPRPGHPNTAQRMAAEPPHHVPAAMPAKYDTAQIGNRPVGQGINFFSIEKEIALGRELSAQVEQSARLLTDAEITEYVNRKAQLLVQHSDCKVPFVVKIVDDDEVNAFALPGGFFYVNTGLILAADDEAELASVMAHEIAHVCARHATKNLTRGEISQYISLPLIFLGGPVGLAVRQISSFAMPLSFLKFSRDAEREADLLGMQYQYAAGYDPTAFVDFFEKLEGEEKEPHNFVARAFMTHPMTDDRVRRAEHMLENLPDRDSYITDTSEFDQVRDRLSKLTRGRALNGGKRPHPTLRRRTGTQ
- a CDS encoding FAD-binding oxidoreductase, which gives rise to MANLVALTPATPDPSTLPPSSHDSSKHKSFRQSRELEHALRDVIKGEVRFGDGDRALYASDGSNYRQIPIGIVIPRYIEDAIATMRLCRMHGAPVLSRGGGTSLCGQCCNFAVILDFSKYCNQILELNHREKYVRVQPGIVLDKVRSAAEKYNLTFGPDPATHTHCTLGGMIGNNSCGVHALMAGKTDENVLELDVLTYDGLHLKVGQSSEAELESVIREGGRRGEIYAGLKRLRDKYANLIRERYPNIPRRVSGFNLNELLPENNFNVARALVGTEGTCVMVLEAKLRLVYSPPSRTLVVLGYSDVYAAGDHVSEVLEFKPIGLEGIDDRLVGYMKRKGLNVNDLPLLPEGKGFLLVEFGGENKAEADAKARQMMARLKTHPGAPSMKLYDDTREEKMVWEIRESGLGATAFVPGEPVAWEGWEDSAVPPDKVGSYLCDLRRLFEKHGYECSLYGHFGQGCIHTRINFDFRTVEGIRNYRAFIEEATDLVVSYGGSISGEHGDGQSKAEMLPKMFGPELVQAFREFKSIWDPQNKMNPDKVVNPFPIDENLRLGTDFRPWEPKTHFKFPEDEGHFWHGTMRCVGVGKCRRHEEGVMCPSYMVTLEEKHSTRGRAHLLFEMLQREELKDGWQDENVKEALDLCLSCKGCKSDCPVNVDMATYKAEFMSHYYEAHKRPLSAEAFGHIDRWAALASLAPNIANFFSQTPGLSDLMKAALDVPKQRELPRFSPQTFRSWFASRKADRSPGPQVILWTDTFNNYFHAATARAAVDVLEHLGWRVRIPAENLCCGRPLYDFGMLDDARVYLKRILRTLERDIQAGYPIVVLEPSCASVFKEELKNLLPEEPLTEKLAGQTMLLSEFIQKKASEFRFPQLQRKAIVQAHCHHKSIFKTAAEEQVLKRLGIKAEVLDSGCCGMAGPFGFEASKYQVSQACAERVLLPAVREAAEDEVVIADGFSCREQIRQNTERYPLHLAQVLQMALKDEFPKKGKAENVVLKRLKTDAMIGKLKATFLLATALGTAGFVTWAFLGQRSRSST
- a CDS encoding alpha/beta hydrolase — translated: MYIRSDDIQLYYEKLGAGFPVVLLHPFPVHHEFWKPITARLSSRYQLLLPDLRAHGLSDVGNGTATMAKHAEDLKHLLDAEQLVRAVFVGVSIGGYILFEFWRKHRGRVQALVLSSTRAEADTEQGRANRLKSIEDSRLHGTAPFLDAQMQVLIGESTRRNHPEIAAQARRMMEKMTVSGFVAVQLGMAERPDSVADLRDIDVETLVIAGEEDTLTPLANAQVIQQHIGAARLSVIPKGGHYAAFENPTEFARVLRQFLDGLKLS
- the aroA gene encoding 3-phosphoshikimate 1-carboxyvinyltransferase, translated to MKDVIIKPARNLVGSIRLPGDKSISHRYAMLAALAEGTTRLRNFSSGGDCASTLNCLRSLGVNVARANGEITITSHGGELQAPHNPLDCGNSGSTMRMLSGILAGQPFAAEMIGDESLSRRPMRRVIEPLTQMGAIISSEDGHAPLHIKGGKLRSIDYKPQVASAQVKSSVLFAGLFSNGETSVEEPVRTRDHGEMALRAFGAKISRDKNRVSISGGQQLKAIEAAVPGDISSAAFFLCAAALFPESNLVIDSLLLNPTRAVLLDVLTCLGARVRMVQVEEQHGELMGTVAVEAGSLKGIALAGAQSAALIDEIPVLAAIAPYTRDGLVVHDARELRVKESDRIAAVARNLRAMGATVTEHEDGLTVPGGQRPHGAEIDSEHDHRIAMAFAIAALRAEGDTLIHGADAAQISFPEFFEMLEGVLER